The sequence below is a genomic window from Lolium perenne isolate Kyuss_39 chromosome 4, Kyuss_2.0, whole genome shotgun sequence.
GGTTGCTAACCGCGTCGAGGAGGTGTCTCGCCCTCTTCGTGAAGAGGTGGCAAGTCTCAAACTGTTGTTAAAGCACGTGTTGATGTTACTTTGGAGCCGACGGAGGCGTGCTCTTCTGGCGGACAGGAGCTTGCCACCGTGCAGGCTTCGTTTCCGGTTAGCTTCAGAGCAGAAGTTATCGATGGTTGAAATCATGCCAAAGCTACATGAGTTGTGTGCGGAGTCATGTGTGGTGCCTGAGCTTCTAGAGTTGGGTGGTGCTGATGTTATGCCTCCTCCTGTCAAGGAAGTGAGGCATGTGGTTCCTATTGATGTTGGGGTTGCAAAGTCAAACTTGTTGGCAACGGTGCCTGGAGGTGTTGTCGCTAGAGAAGTTTACGATTTTCTCGCCACCTTGGTTGCTACCTACCTAGGATCCGCAGTTGATTGATCGGTGCCTCCTTTGTCATGACATGTCTTTGTCCGCGCGGTGTTGGAGTGTCGAGCTTGAAGTTCGTTCGTGTCGCCATGTGGTTCTTTGTGTGTGCCTAGTGTGGGTGCCGCTCTGTTGTTTGGGTCTTTGTTAAGCTTAGCATGTTTGGGTCTTCGTTAAGCTTGGTAGTGTGGGGGTTGTTGTTATCGATTTTCGcctggttttctcctaaaaactagagtctctcttcttaattaataaatGAGTAAACCTTTTGCTTTCGTTTAAAAAAAAAAAGCTCATACAAGCCGTACTAGGACCAAATGCTACGGGGGACTTGGGAATGCTTACCGCGGAGGTAATACCTCGCCGTCTTCATCCCTGACCGATGCGGTCAAGGAGTTCTGCTCCTCCATCAATGACAGAGACATCACACGGCTCAAGAAGCTGCTTGACCCCTCCAGTTTTGGTTGCAGCTCAACTGGAAGTTCTTTCTTCCAGATATATGCTGGATTCATTCTGTTCTTTTTTCAATTTATTATTCTCCGATTTTTCAATTCATTCTTCTGTACATGTTGAATTCATTCACGTTTTTCATTCATTTTTCCAAAATAAACTGAAGGTGTTGATGTAACCTGGTTCAGTCATTCATTCACGGGTTGAACAAGTTCAGATATATTTTATTCTCTAGCTGGTAATAATAACGATAGTAGCATCGGTTGGATTACAAGTGAGCCAATGGATGATGCATCTCTGCCACACAAACAGCACCGCAAAGGACACTCACTTGTGTGTAGTACTAGTAACTATGTTTCTTTTGTTCAAAACCAAACCTAAAAGACACATGAGCTCGACGACGATATATCCCTCTCTTCTTCTAAGTTCTAAAGAAGCTCCCCCTCCTCATCGGATACATCGTCTTCGCCCCCAAACTGCAACGGAGCACCGAACAGCCTGCTCAACAGCCCCTGGTTCAGTCCACCTATCCCTCTAGCACGGCCAGAGTGCCAGAACCTCGACGCGAAGCCGTGCCACTTGCTGCGACCATCGTCCCCCGACGAGTCACTGCGAGCAACGCTGCATCTACGTGGATCTGGGTAGTAATTCATGACCACACCTTTCCCGTGAGGAGCGACCTCAAGTTCTTGAGAGACTGGCTTCCCCACAATTTGGACATGAGACACGCTGGAAAAGGAAGAACAATAACAAATTAATGTATCAGTGTAATGCAGGAGATGACTGATCATAGTGAGACAATACAGTATCAATCTCCACAAGTGCTCACCATATGTAGTACAAGCCATCCATGGCCTGCTTCTGGACCCTCCCAAGAAGCTCAACCTTCACCACACCGCCAATACACAAAACTGGGTGTGGTAACTTGAAGGATTGTAAAACATTTTCCTGGAATATCACACATCATGTCACTCAGCAGATTAACAGCGCAAGGCGTCTAGATTTTATTAAACAAGGTTAAAATGGCCTCCGTAATAAGCACTCTTGAACACTTGTACCCATTCAAGGCTCTATGTCAGTTATATATATTATCTGTACAAGAGATTCTATGTTAACTGACCTGCAACATTGGAAATTCTGGAGATGTGTAAGTCCAGACATAGTTGCTATCATCAATTAGCTGCCCTTCATTTTCATCGCACACAAGTGTTTCAGGCTCTAGAGGTGATGTTGGATAGCCCATCTTGAACCGGATGCACTTTGCCGAGTAAATCGGATCACCATACTGGAAAAATGCTGCACGGCCGGGAAAGAGTGTTAACACCACAAGCAGCACCACACAGAAAGGAGGCAGTCTTGTCTTAGGACGGACCTTTGAATGGCTGCACCTTGACTTCATCAACGAGGCATAGATCCGCCTGGAGCCTATAAATGAGCCACTCGGGCACGGCGGGGTCCCTCTGCCCCCCGCTGGACCAGTACGACGGTCTCATCTCCACGCGGTCGATAGGCTCGAGGGTGTTCTCGATGGTCTCCTCAGGGAAGTTGTCGGTGCTGGAAGCGCCGATGCAGCGGGTGATGCAGTTCCTGGCGCCGCTGTACGGCGCGAGCAGGCCGTGGGCGAGGTGCATGTACACCATGTGGTCCCGGGAGAGCCTCTCGTCCTCGGCACGAGCGCTCGGCCCAGCGACATCATGGTCTTTGCCGCCGGAGCTGCTGCGCACCTCGACGCGCGCGAAGGTGGACACCTCCGGGCACACCCGTAGGCACTGCATCTTGCTGAACTGGTTGGCAATGACTGGATGAAAGATTCAGGGTTGGGGCATGCTTGTCGGTGAAGAGAAAATCAAACACAGGGTATGTAGGCATTTGTTTTGGGGGGTTGGGGTGTAGCATCATGAAATTTACTCTGCCTCCTCGAATGTATAGCAAATTTAGAATATAGCATGAGCATAGGCATACAGATAGATGAAGTCACGAGCATAGCCCTTTTGTGGATGAGTTTATTTTAGCAAATTTAGAGTAGCATCTAGATAAATTGTTAGATTCGCAGGCATAAGAATGGGCATCTAGATAGATgaaggttcaaaaaaaaaaaggaaactgGATATACCGACCGAAGGTGCGCCAGGAGCGGGAGACGGCGGAGGCGCGGGCGAGGTCGGCGGGGTCGTGGAGCATGGTGAAGACGGTAGCGGATGTGTCcgggccgaggaagtcgaggaagTCCGTCGACGATTCCGCCACCTCCTCCATCCCGGCCAGCCACCCACCAACCCAAATCTCCTCCTCTCCAAAATCCAAATCCAAACCCTAGCCGAGCAAGGCAGATCGAATGCGGCGAGACAAGCCGAGACGAGGATCTCTTCTCTCCTCTTCCCTTCAGCAATCAATCAGCCTCGGATGGATAGAGGGTTTGGGGGAAATCAAATCAAAATCAGCACGGGGGAGCCTGGGGgtgagacgacgacgacgacgacgacagaATGGGGTTGGCCAAAACGGAACGACCGATAGACCGAACCTCCTTAATAAGAGGTCAATTTGCTATGTCCTATTATTGCAATGCCGACACGCCATCTACCCTTTTTTTTCTTCTCCTGTTTTGTAAAAATACATATGTGGTACATTGACGGTCAAATTGGAGAAAACTCGTCGACAGTTATATTTTTTTTAACTAATTCGTCCGTCTGAatgtttgtctaaatttagaggTATCTATATATTTCCTCCGATTTATATTAATTGATTTAACTTTGTCTAGTCATCGATGTATCtaattaacaaatgcatctagacatATATCTTTATTTAGACAAAGTTAAGTCAATTAATTTAAATCAGAGGGAttactaaaaagtgtcaaaatacatccaaatttagataaatttagGACATCTTTTACATATAGAGGTAATATTAAGGATCGTACATATGCCATCCAATGACCATCAGCAACAAAAATATATGATTTCCGCCTTCTTGTGAGACAAGAATAACTAACTCCGCAAACCGGGTGGTTAGGTTCATTGTGGTAAAACCAGCCCACCTAGGCTATTCTTTCAGTGGTAGGTGTCGTGCTCGTCAACAACGTGGCGTCTGTGGTGACTTCATCAACCTCAAGATCTGTCGGCTTAGTTTCTTGGAGGTGCTCATCGGGTTTACGATTTagggtgtgcgttcataggggtgagtgcacATGCGTGTTTATGAACATTTACGTTGTACTTTGttctcaaaaagaaaaagaaaaaactaaCTACCCCCGAAGATTGTAACTCCAAACTTATGCGGAATTGTGAACGAGTTTAGTTTGAGAGCCCCGTTTTAGAACACGGGCTCACCCGAGTCCTTATAAGAAAATTTGGAATGATATTCAAAATTCTCTTAAAAACTAATATTTAATGTTGGATATATAATGATATGTGATATATGTATCTAAAAAGTCCCACTAAAATATGCTATATTTTGAGCTCCACGTGTCTTTTTTTGTGTAGGTCATATATGAAAAATATTTCCACGAAATTTGTGTCGTACAGACTAGATATGTTGATTTGtttgttgcttttattcagaatttTTAAATATTTCGAAATATAGCTTTTGATATTTTCGAAGGCTCTAATAAGACTTTTCCGTTGAGTTGATCCTATAATAAAAGGGATGGCACGATTGTCATAGTTGCTTGCCGACAAAATCTATGGAAAACCACCCCCAGACGAGAAAGCACCACAATTTCCACCGTCTTCTGGTAATATGACAAACTAAGCAAGGAATCAACGTAGCAATATAAGGGGATGgatggaaatccattcagcaacATAACATCTCTGCAGACTCAGCATTGGAGAATTCccacacaatgaagttcttgtTTCAGTTCCCCTGCTGCTCGTGTTTCTGCTACATCAAGAGGAAGAAGAGCAAAACAACGGAGGAGGCGGCCAAGCATGTCTGAAGCCAGTCCGGTGCAAACTCCGTTGAAATTTACATGCACACGTGTGCAAAAGTCTGCCTAGATATATGTATGGAGTGGCATATCAATGCACTCTGTTTCACCGTGTAAAATGACAAGTTGTCTTCTATATGAATAAATTAAAGTATGTTCGGTGGCTAGCTTCTCTTGTCTTTTTCTGTAGCTTCTGGTTTATGGATTCCAATTTCCTGCATCTGTTGTTCAATTGGGACAAAACCAGTCTCTGCAAGAAACCTGCAATGAAGAAATTGTGGTTCACTAATTATTCATCACAACATAAGTGTAGATCACATGCGGGAACAGAATGGAGGATACCTGTTAAGAAGCACAAACAGAACCACGCCAATGGTTATGAGCAAAAAAACATGCCCAACGATCACAAAGTCACTTGAGAAGAAGGCCAGATAGAGCATT
It includes:
- the LOC127332101 gene encoding F-box protein At4g00755, producing MEEVAESSTDFLDFLGPDTSATVFTMLHDPADLARASAVSRSWRTFVIANQFSKMQCLRVCPEVSTFARVEVRSSSGGKDHDVAGPSARAEDERLSRDHMVYMHLAHGLLAPYSGARNCITRCIGASSTDNFPEETIENTLEPIDRVEMRPSYWSSGGQRDPAVPEWLIYRLQADLCLVDEVKVQPFKAFFQYGDPIYSAKCIRFKMGYPTSPLEPETLVCDENEGQLIDDSNYVWTYTSPEFPMLQENVLQSFKLPHPVLCIGGVVKVELLGRVQKQAMDGLYYICVSHVQIVGKPVSQELEVAPHGKGVVMNYYPDPRRCSVARSDSSGDDGRSKWHGFASRFWHSGRARGIGGLNQGLLSRLFGAPLQFGGEDDVSDEEGELL
- the LOC127332100 gene encoding uncharacterized protein, translating into MEGHSPNKISSAEAILVGALSSGVNAPTWIVLQMTFLLLACCFSAMLYLAFFSSDFVIVGHVFLLITIGVVLFVLLNRFLAETGFVPIEQQMQEIGIHKPEATEKDKRS